Proteins from a single region of Apium graveolens cultivar Ventura chromosome 7, ASM990537v1, whole genome shotgun sequence:
- the LOC141672375 gene encoding protein S40-6-like, whose protein sequence is MAKGRELAISRSERLLGSYNHRQNHVTVNNESEFVEDDVWSAVDTVSVDGDDHSYHNSNGEWDPRTYGETHMRVSRRSHRRGGNEGGHAGGLSLAFDDPGRTSSPRILHQIRGQDYVASPRGRHMATSAPINVPDWSKIYRVDSVESIHDSDDCDDRDYDMVPPHEYLARSRNSAANSVFEGVGRTLKGRDMSRVRDAVWSQTGFDG, encoded by the coding sequence ATGGCCAAAGGTCGAGAACTGGCCATAAGTCGAAGCGAACGTTTGTTGGGGAGCTACAATCATCGTCAGAATCATGTTACCGTCAACAACGAATCGGAGTTCGTCGAAGATGACGTGTGGTCTGCCGTTGACACGGTTAGTGTCGACGGCGATGACCACTCGTACCATAATTCTAACGGCGAGTGGGATCCACGAACGTACGGGGAGACACATATGCGCGTGAGTCGGAGAAGTCACCGCCGAGGTGGAAATGAGGGAGGCCACGCTGGCGGCTTGtcattggcttttgatgatccGGGTCGGACTTCCTCTCCTCGGATATTGCatcaaatccggggtcaggacTACGTGGCATCGCCCCGGGGACGACATATGGCCACGTCAGCACCCATCAACGTGCCTGATTGGTCGAAGATTTATCGAGTTGACTCGGTTGAGTCCATACATGACTCGGACGATTGTGATGATCGTGACTACGATATGGTTCCCCCACATGAGTATTTGGCTCGGAGTAGAAACTCAGCTGCCAACTCAGTTTTCGAAGGTGTGGGTCGGACACTCAAAGGTAGGGATATGAGTCGGGTTCGTGACGCGGTTTGGAGCCAAACAGGATTTGATGGTTAA